The DNA segment GGGGAGCTCTTGGCTGGGAGAGGTCTCTAATCTGGGTGCTCTTATACCCGCTTCCTCCATCCTGCTGCAGGAGGGCAGGACCCCGAACTGAGAGTTTCTCCAAGTGGACAGTGCTTTCAGGATGGAAATGGGGTCAGTGCTCAGGGTCAAGCAGAGATTGATCCCGCCCGCAGTGCCGGCCGGAGCCCAGGACAGAACTTCATGGGGAAGGTCTGGGCTTTACCTGCCCAGGATCTCCTTGGTCTCGTAGTTCTCATAGAAGCTCTGTGCGGAACGGGAGTCTGGCAGTGTCTTGTACTGGGTCATGTTCAGCTCCTTAAAGAGGGGAACAGAAAGAAGCAGTCAGCCTTCCTGACCTGGGGGGTGTGCTCTTTGAAGGCTGAAaccatttctcccttttttttttttttggctgcactgcacagcatgtgggatcttagttccttccTCTGGTAACCAGGCACCCAGcagaaccagggatcgaacccgtgccccctgcactggaagtgctgagtcttaaccgctggactgccagggaagtccctctccctcGTCTGTGTATTTCCTGGCATCGGTCTGGCCTCTTGtgaatattcaaaataaatatttatgaatttttaaaaaagctttgcaAAGAGCCCAACTTGCTTCTCCCCACTGGCTGTAAGCTCCCGTGACCCCAGGTGACCATGTGGCTCCCCGCATGTTCTCGTTGTTAGTTGTTGCTCCCCGGTAGCAGCAACAGATGGGCAGCCAGGCCCAAGCCCAGGCTCGAGGCAGGAATCGGGCCACCAGGCTGCAAGGTTAGTTCTGACAGGGCCAGCACACGCTTGAGTTTAGAAAGCACCACCGAGAAACTCTGCAAAGGACAAATTAAAgtgctctttcctttcctctttgagGCGACGTGGCTGGTCCTGCTTTTCCTCGGCCTGCTCTCTGCACTTCTGGAAAAGGTGAGAAGCTTCatggtttcattttcaaatatgctGCTCCCATAACCTCTCCTTATCTCCCCCACTTGTAACTGTCCTACCCAGAAAACACCCCTCCTTCTGCGACAGCCTTGCTGTGCTTCCCATTGCTGCTTCTTCACCCATTCTGCCCTTAGTTTTTGTGATCACTGTCCCTCcttcacccttccttccttccgtcctccctccctccctccctccttccttcctccttcctttcttcctttcatacTCTGAGAAGTACTGTGCCAGGTGCTCTGAGGGAAGCAGAGTTTGATGAGTGAGTCCTGGTCCCAGCCTCTGGTATCACGTGTTCTCTCATCTCTTTCCCACCGTGATCATCTCTAGATCATCCCAACCATCCCTCCCCACTGTGCCCAGTGCAGGTGTGTCACAGGTGCTGCTCCGTAGATATGTCAATGGCTGGAGGTGTCCCTTTGGTCCAGGTTCCTGCCAGCAGGATGGCCATGTCCTCAGAATGCCCTGTGTCCTACCTAACGATGGCCAATGAGCCCTGAGTGGTCCTGCTGCAGTGTGGGGCAGAACGGAGCCAGGACACTCAGGCCTAGACCTAGAGGAGCTGGCCGGCTTTACTTCAGGAACACAGAGGCCACTGGGTACGAACTCCTACCTCACACGGAGGATTTGAGGAATGGAGAAAATGCTGTACCAACAGGAAGAGGGACAGATAGAAAATGGGCACGAGCTGCCTCTCAGCAGGGCCAAAGATGCCTCTGGTCCCATTTCCACCACCCTTTCTGGGTCCAAGAAGGTCTGGCCTGTCAAAGAGGCCCATTTGCTGACCAGCCAAGCAGCAGCCCTGGCTGCCTCAGGACAGGCTGGCTGTTCCAGGAAGGCTGGTGTCCCCACTGCTGGGTGCCTGGTTACCAGAGGAAGGATTAGAATAACAAGTCTCCTCTGCCAGCAGCAGGCTCTGGAGCTGTCTCTGCTCCACCCCCATCAGCAACCCCAGCTGAGCACTGGAGTGTCTGTTCCCCATAAAAACGAGCCCAATTCCTGGTAAGCCGCTTAAAGTTCCCACGAGGGGCAtctgttctccctcctccccccacctcccaaagCTGGGTAAGGAAAGGTCTCTCCCTTCCTGCAGCCCTCCCCGCGCAGATGGTGTATGTGGACCCAGCCCAGGATGCCGTCCCGTCGGGGCCCGTTCCCTGGCACAACCGGCCCCACTGAGCCCCAGCAACACTCCCTCTCCTGGGGTGGGTGGCGGAGGTCTATCTTGCCTCATCCCCTTACTCTAGGCCTAACCTGGGGCCAACTTCACGCCTCTGTCCACTGCCCCTGCCTGCATTCCCCATGCCTTACCAAGATGCCTTTGGAAAGGGTCCCCCAAACAGGAGTAGGTAGCCTGGTCCTTTTTGGAACATGACATCCCTCCCTGAAACTTAGAGAATCAGTGCTGCCAAGCCTCTGGGCCCACGTACCTTCAGAAGCAGGGAGAGGTGGGTCTAAGGGATGTGGGGGGTTCTGTCTTCCCTATGCCACAGCCTCTCCCGCTCCCCACACAGCTACTCACCTCTATGTCCTCGCAGGCCCTGGAATAAACGTGACAGGAATCCCAAAGGTCCAGGAGCCCCCTGGGGACAGGGGACAACAGAGGGCTGAAGCGTGTCCCGAGCCGACGCTTGTGGCCAGAACAGGATATCTTGCTGCTCTTCCTTCAGGCTTTGCTACTTGAGGACGGAAGGCTGATGTGCCAAAAATAAATCCCAGCTGCAAGGCCCAGCGTGACAGTGCACGAGTCGGGGCCGAGGCTCCGCAGGGGTGACCTCTGGTGGAGGGTGAGGGAAGCTCCGGTGGCCTGGGAGCAGGCAGGACAGCACAAGGTGACCCATCTTCCCTGTGGCGCTCACTCAACCTCCAGGCTTAGAGGAGATAAAGCCAGCTTGCTGGGAACACGCTGGCTTCTCTGGGAGCCATTCCTGTGTGTGCTGAGAGCAGAGCCCTGGAGACACCCCAGCACACTGGTGTGCCCACCCTGCAGCCCTGGCTGCTACAGGGACCCGCTCAGCTAGTTTGCGTGGCTGCCTGACCCAATGCAGACCTCAAAGGCTAGGGAGACTCCATCTCTGATCTGCCTCCATTGCATCCTTAACTTCAGCCTGCAGTTTCTAATGAATGAGAGGAGTTCCATGTGCCAGGAAAAGCACATGGGCTCTAACCGTGTGTGGCTTTAGGCTGTTTGGGTGAGGGTCCTCATCGGTGTGAGTCTAGCTTAAGAGGCTGACAGAGCTGGAAATAATGTATGCAACATGCTGGCACACAAGCAGACACTTTTTAAATGCTCACCCTCATTCTAAAGCTACCTGTTCTTCAAACCCCTGGTTCTTCTAATATACCAAACGAAGAAAGGGGTAATACACTGCTTCATACAGGTGCTGAGCCCACAAAAACCCATTTAACGAGCATTTTACAATGCACTTCATATGCACTTTCATTGGGCCCCCAAAACTCTGGTATTAAGCCAACTTTAGAGAGAATGTGACTTGCTCGATGAGGTGAGTAGGAGGGCCTAGGTGAACCTCAGATGTAGGCTCACGTGCTCTTTCCATTGTATCACACTCGCCATCTCTTCCGCTCTGGGGAAATACTTTGCTGAACAGTTATATAGGAGTTGGTAAATGACTTTGTCCCTATCCTTACAGGCCTCCAGCTTATCGAGATGCAACATCTGGTTCCAAAGATGAAAACACTGAATTCTCCTTTTACTTACTGTCAATAAGCCCTTTTCCCCGATTCTAAGCTGCAGACGCCTGCTGGCTTACACTTTCAATACATGACAAAAATCCCTTCTGACTTTAGGGCAAAAGGCCACTACACCTGGTGGATTATTCCCTGTGACCTTCTCTGTGTAGCCACGGCTCCCACCAGAGGCAGGCCAGGTCAGCCAGACTCTTGCATTTTATTGTCAGTGGTTCATTTTCCTTTGATTCAGTGATTCAACCATATTTCGGTACCCACCATAGAGCATCATGCCTTGGACATAAGGGGCGTTAACACTATGAACTCAGCCTTTAGGAAAATGGGCAAGAGCCCAATGATGAACCCAGGAGGGAATATGCTGGGGGACTGGCCAGTAGTGAATTGTCTGTGGTCATTTAGGTCCTTGAGCAAGGTAGTCTTGGCCTCTTTCAGGAAGTGAATGATTAGGTACAGAATGGAGCACTCTAAGAACACCGCTGAGAACGAGGTAACAACTGAATAATTCACTTACTCAACAGCACTTCACTTACCTTGCagtaacagagaggaaaaaaaaaatcagataatggAAACTCTGAAAGGTATATTTGAAAGTAGGAAAACTGCAGAGCATAATGGAGACTGGAGGTCAACTcccagaagtaaatgaaattttgAGCTCTTTGTGAGGGATGGAGCtgggttcatttaaaaaaaaaaaatgatgccccCCAAATTGAGTCCAACATGGACTTAAGACAGCTTGGAGAGGGCAACTTGAGTCTTTCAGGAAGAGAAAGCTACAATGCCTTAAGTAGAATAAAAACATCTGCAGGGAAACTGCCTATATTAAGAGAATGAATTTTCATCTCCAACCAATAAATTGGATAATCTAGGTTAACAATGACGTGTAGTGCTGACCTGGCCACAGGGAGCCCACACATGTAATGGGTCTGCTCCCACATTTCCTGTATCATTCACCTGATTACAACAGTTAGTATTTTAGTTTCATTACTGCTCAGTTTACTGCACATTGGCTCCAAAGGCCTGTAGCACCTGGAATCTTTTTAATGAGCAGCACGCTTGCTAGGGAGCTACTCCTTACATAACTATTTCTCTACCAAAGCTCCTCAGGAAGCTCTGCCAGATCCTCCAGGCGGCCACTACTTTAATATCCAGAGACTACAGACTAGATACACATAAAGACATGTAGAGACAACTGTGTTCTTCTGCAAAATGCATTCTGTTCACCATGTGTATACCATGTGTGATTTATAACCTTATACTTAAGAGAcacatttggaaataaaatcactttatTCTAATTAATTCACAAACAAAAGCATGTTTAAGAGGCCACACAAACATTCGCCTAGCCCCAAACTCAATATCATCTCAAGGAGCTTCTATATGGTGAGAATACCCTCTTCCACTGCAATCCTGAAGCACAAAAGCTACTAATGATTGAGGAGCGGTTAACTGGTGGCTTCACACTTTATATCTTCactatcaattatatttttaatgctaaatCAACCTGGTCATGAGAGATGATTTTTCATGCCTTCAACTGGAACTTCTTGATTAAGCTAACCCTGCAAACAGAAAAGGTTTGTTAGAAGAGCACTAGCTACATATTCTCAACAAAACCAAAGTCCTCCAAATTATGAAAGCAGGGGTGAAGCCCAAGGTTATTAGTTTCTTTCATAAGCTGTTTAAGGCTGCAACCAATAAAACTTCAACTCTACACTTTGAAGCAGAAATATAGTTACTTTGGTATTAGACATAGTTTCATCAAAGACTTCTGATAAACTTGGCCATGCAATGTCTTAATTCCACAGTTCGACCACCTATAAGGATTAACTTCTCCCCATCCCTATTTCCTACATAAATGAAGGTGGGgaattttgagaaccactagccCAGACCAGGGTTTTAAAACGTTTTTCTGTAATCAATCAGGTAAATACTTTtcgctttgtgggccatatagtctctgtcacaactgctCAACTCTTCCTTTGCCATGGAAAGCAGCCATACACAACACCTAAATGAATAGGAGacggctgtgtttcaataaaattaCTTACAGAAACAGGTGTCAGGATGGCTTTGGTAAAGGGACCATAGGTGGTCAACCTCTGGCCTAGACCAATTCAGTATAAGAAGCCTGAAAAATGActctgtatatattaaatatactctGTGACTCCATGAGAATCAACTATAGATTTATCCACAAAAACCCTTTCTAAGTTTCTAAATAAAATCTGcagaactataaataaataaataaataaataaaaatgcaggcgggaaaatgaaaataatcatttttaatagGTGGTGAACTCTTAGACTGATAGGAGGAAATCACACAAAAACAAGTTGACTGCCAACATTCCAGAGAACCTATATCTCTAAGTCCCACCGAGGGATTTAATAAACTTGTCTCTCTCAAACGAGGTGTGCAGAATGACAATGCTCTATCAGATCTTGTGCTCAGTCCTGGCCTTTGGTGAAATCAGCACTAAGGCTATGCAATAACTACAATAAGATCTTGGCACACTAATCTATACCCGCCTAAGAAAGAATCAGATTCAGAACGTAACTGAATCTGATTCTTCCTTAAGCAGGTAAAAGCCTAAGATAATGACTAGAAAACTTTGGACCAGCTCCTTGTTAGATTATTTTTAGAGTAATTTAAACAAAATCTCCTCTaatttgtcagtttaatttattAAACACAGTTTTATAAGGTCCAGGGGTACCATTCAGTGAATTAAGCAGATGCAAGTTCAACCATGGATTGATGTATCTATCACCTACCGTTCGCCAGTCTGCACTGTTTCAGCACCTCACTGAAACCTTCACAAAGCTTAAGGTCACCCTGGTTCTGGGCACACTCCAAAAACTGTTTCACCTCAAAAAGGCATGGGCCATTCTGCTGCTGCTGTGCCAGCTGGGTTCCCTGAGGCTCCTGCAAAGGCATAACATTCAGGACTGTTAAGAAAggaaatcagggacttccctggtggcgcagcggttaagaatctgcctgccaatgcagggtacatgggtttgagccctggtctgggaagatcccacatgccgcggagcaactaagcctgtgagccacaactactgagcctgcactctagggcccgtgagccacaactactgagcccgcgtgcctagagcccgtgctctgcaacaagaagccactgtaatgagcaGCAGAGCAGCCCCCTCCCAAAGCCTGCacacaatgaagaggagcccccactcgccgcaactagagaaagcccacgcgcagcaacgaagacccaacgcagccaaaaataaatgaatgaatgaatgaatggaaatcaGACTTATACCCGAACAAAGAGCAATAACCACTCTTTGAGGTTAATTGGGGGAACAGAACTAGAACCAGATGCAAATTAAAGTTTCTATCTAATAACGTGgacagtgaaaaaaattaaaggcagaaagaaatgaGCTTTAACAAAAATCCCAGTTGTCATCATAAAGAttcatgaacaaagatgcaaattaAGTGGTTATCTAGGCATCTAAACACCAGTGGTTCAATGATGTTTCATGGAGGAAAAAATGGGCCTACTACAGAAAAATAGATGGATGAGAGTTTTAAGTACATTAGAAATACAGTAGAGTATACACCCATGCTCCTTAGAGGAGAAAATTCACATATCTCAGAAAGAAGGGCAGTGGCAAATATCAGGTAAGAGATGAGAGAGCACAGAGTcatcaaaaatatttctgaacaCTTAACAAAGATTGAGGCTGAATTAGTTAAGTGTGACCATGACAAAcacaacatatatatgtgtatatatatatgtatatatttatattcattcattcattcactcattcatttatttatgccaGGCCACACGGCTtctggggtcttagttccccaaccagcgatTGAATCCCGGGCCCACGACAGTGAAAGCggcaagtcttaaccactggaccacccgggaatcccccaaaatatttaaaatgagggGTAGGTGGCTGTTTGACAGTCCATCAGGTTGAACTGCCACAATTCTACTCCTTGAGAAGAAATACCATTTGTCCAGGACTCTCTGACGCTGGCCTAAGTAAGGTACTAACTCAACTGCTGCGAAATATGGATAAACCATTCTCCACAGGTGCAGACAgtcccaatacataaggcacttACAACTAACTAGGTTTTCTCATAAATACACCACCGAAGAGAATGCTGCCCCAAATCTTACCTGGTAAGTGATGTCAGGCCTTGAGGGCTCAGcattacttcctccactgaagccACCAGTGATGGCATGACCCAGAGTGTGGCCGACGGCAGAACCCACAGCCACGCCGGCTGCAGTGGTTGCCATCTGGGCCATCAGACCTGGTTGCCGAGGAGCAGCAGCAGGTGAGCCAACAGCAGCTGGTGGAGCCACTGCTGGTGGCTGAGCTGCGGGCGCTGGCCTGGGTGCAGTTCTCATCTGAGGCGCCCGGCtgtgaaagaaaggaacagaaagtaTAAAGTTCCCACTCCCAACCAAGTTTGGAAattgtcaacttttttttttttttaataaatccaaCAGGATATTAAGCCGatgctatattcttttttttaaaataatatttatttatttggctgtacggGTCTTAGTCgctgcacgcgggatcttcgttgcagcatgtggaatcttcagttatggcatgagggatctagttccctgaccagggactgaacccaggccccctgcattgggagcgaggaatcttaaccactggaccatcagggaagtcccaggaaattGTCaacttaaataaacaaacaaacaaacaaacgaaaaccccttgtatattaaaataacctcaggatttcattttaaattattaagtgCAAATACTACATACATACAAGAAAACCTTACAGAACACAATTCCCTGAACTATTTACATCATTTTCTCTTTAACCTTTTACGGTTGTAATCACCAAGtataaatgtttttttccctgctttttttcaaccatttccaTGTATTCACAAAGTCTATAGTATCTTTAGAGAACAGTTATTCCAACATCATAAAAATCAATATAACTGTTAATGAGACAAAAGCCTCTACCTTCTTGGAGCTGACATCCTATTGAGGGAtcaaataaatgttaagaaaaaaatattgagagcGAGGGCAGCATGTTGTGGCATACTGCAATTTTAAGACAGTCAAGGGAGGTCTCGCTAAGCTGGTAACAATTGAATGAACACGGAAAGATAGCTATCTGGGGAAATAAACTAATCCaattccttcattttacagattagaaaactgaagcccagtaAGTGGAAGTGACTTGCCTGAACTGTTATACCTAAACTGATTTCAACTATTTCCCATCTGTAGAACATTTGGATGCCTTCAAAATTTCACTAATATGTCCAATGTTGTTCCAAAAATCTTTCACACAGAAGATTTCTGCATTTTTAGATTGTGGTTTCCCTTCCTTTGGATAGCAGCGTCTTTCCATTACGTGAACTCCTTCCCTACGCTCCTAGCACGCAGTTTGAACACAATTCACCTTAGTCTAGAGAAGCAACGTGGTCCTCTGCTAAATGTCCTGAATTTGTCACCGGATAACTCAGGTCTAAGACCTGGCTTCTCTACTTATTGGTggcatgaccttggacaagtcacttattCTGAGTCTCCAGTTTCCTTATTCctgtaaaacatgaaaatatctaCCTCTGAGGCTATCAGGAGGTGCAACTGGCAGTACATTTTACAAGTATTTTATCAACTAGAAAACGTCATGTACATGTGAGGCCTTAGTGACTGTGTCCCCTACTGGGCCGAGCCCTTAGAATGCTCACTGCTCCTGGAAGATGCTCAAAGATTATTTACTTAATTGAAATACTATCGTTTCTCCTGATTATACTACCTTGcactttttttcttgctatttttaaaaaaatttatttatttaatttacttatttttggctgcattgggtctccgttgctgcgcgtgggctttctctagttgccgcgagggggggctactctgcattgtggtgcgcgggcttctcattgcgatggcttctcttgttgttgagcatgggctctaggcacaagggcttcagtggttgtggtgtgcgggcttcagaagttgtggcgcacaggcccagcacctccgcggcacatgggatcctcccggaccagggctcgaacccacgtccccagcactggcaagcggattcttaaccactgcgccaccagggaagctcttctTGCTATTTTAGACGTTTCAGCCAGATTACACTTACGAATGTCCATTTCCTTCTAGAAGTGGCCtgttttaacttaaaatggaCTCTAAGTATTTTAAGTTATAATTCATGGACATTCCAAATTAACAAGTTTGCCACTAACGGGAAAACTAGCCAAACCAGCTTACGGCGACCGGATGCGGGCCCACGCCGCCCCAACCTTCGGACGCCCCAGTCCCCCGCCGCCCAGCCGCCCCGAGGCCCAGCGCAACCTCCCTCTGCGTCACGGCGCCGGCAGGGCCCCAAACCTCGCGGTAGCCTCACCTGGCCGGAGGGGCGACGCGGGAAGTGCGGCTTCGGCTTCCACGAGGCATCGTAAACGCGGGACGAAGCAGGGTCTACAAACGCAACACTCGCAGGAAACCCTGGCTGCTTCTGCGACGCGCGAGAGCGGAAGTTGGAAGGCGGGGCTGGACTCAGCGCGCGGCCAATCAGAGCACAGGCAGAGGCCTTCCTTTCGCCGACGTCTCCGCGGGTCTGAaggtcacaggaagagcaggacgtCATGGCGGCGCCTTGTCGTGCACGGTTTACGTCAGGAGCTCGGCGCCAGGACTGTTTAGAAAACTGGAAGTGGCCGTGGTTGTCGTGCAGACCTTGTCCTCCGAGCCTAGCGCGAGTCACAACCGCTATCTGTTTGCTTCCTAGGGCACAAGGACCGTCGCTACTACCTTCAAACGTTTGCCTTATTAACATGGTAGGTCAGCTCCAATCTTGAGTGAGTGAGTCAGAGCTCTGGCGTGATTGTCGCTggaccttgggccagttacttaaccGTTCTCACCATTAAGttactcatttgggtaaatattttttgaggcaCAATGTGGGCACATAATAAGACGGAAAACTTTAGGGATCGACAGAGCTGAGTTGGTTCTACTTGTATTTTGTCCGTGGATCCAGTCAACAAAAGTTAAATTCAGACAGTAATAATgccttacatttatgtatttCATACATTTTCAAACCCCTTTCATATATTATAGAATTTGTGCCCGTAATTGATATGGTATTCGTTCACTGATAATTAAGTGAGATGTTCTGAATGATCTCCAAGTGCTAGCTAGGTTCTGGAAATAGAGCAGGAAATAAGACTACCTCCAAGGGGTTTAAATTCGGGGAGGCAAGAGACAAACACCTACATAAATTAGATGGTGGTGATATGAAGCGAAAGCAGGGTAAGGGTGGTAGGGAGTTAGGGGTTGGAGAGGGCATGAGTGTTTGAAGAGGAAGTATTTGAATGGAGTCCTTGAGGAAGTGCGGAAGCAAGCCTCGTGTTTATCAAGGGTACGAGCATTCCTGGCAAAGGGAATGGCAACTGCAAAGGCCCCAAGGATCTGTGCTTCAGTGATACTTGGTGTGAAATGCTTTTAACAGTACATTTTAGCGCCTCTGCAGTAGGGGACAAGTTAACTAGTGGCATTTCATGGGGGGCTTCATGGGACCgtccttgggggtggggtgggatttatggaggagagaaagcagaggtaGAACCTCCATTTATGCTTGGATGCCAATCAGAAATTTCCCCCTTCCACCAGAGGTAGCAGAGTTTAACACAGCCTTTCCAGCAACAGCAGAATGTTTGTGGAACTGAGGGGTAAATAATGCAAAAAACTTTTgtgaaaaacaaagttttattttcacagaactttttaaagaaatgaaaggtttACAAATGATAAGCCTTTGTATTCGCCTTTGGATAATTCATAAAAAGAGATGGGAGAAAGgaactttatttataaagaacATTCTGGCACCAGAAGAGCTTAGAGTGAGCAGAGCTTTGGACAGACAGGCATGCAGACCAGAACAGAGACAATTTTAATCATACTTAGTTAAGTCACTAATTCCTAAATTGAAGAGAGAAAATTAGATGTTTGTACAAGGTTATTTTGTGATAGTAAAAGATTAAACAATCTAAATTCCTGTCAGCAGAatacaggtaaaaaaaaattatggcacATTCACACAATatg comes from the Delphinus delphis chromosome 15, mDelDel1.2, whole genome shotgun sequence genome and includes:
- the CHCHD2 gene encoding coiled-coil-helix-coiled-coil-helix domain-containing protein 2, translating into MPRGSRSRTSRVAPPASRAPQMRTAPRPAPAAQPPAVAPPAAVGSPAAAPRQPGLMAQMATTAAGVAVGSAVGHTLGHAITGGFSGGSNAEPSRPDITYQEPQGTQLAQQQQNGPCLFEVKQFLECAQNQGDLKLCEGFSEVLKQCRLANGLA